From a single Pseudopipra pipra isolate bDixPip1 chromosome 15, bDixPip1.hap1, whole genome shotgun sequence genomic region:
- the CLK4 gene encoding dual specificity protein kinase CLK4 isoform X3 yields the protein MTGGAGIRGSTVAAANAERGPRAVAKKASTINPVAFQKDEIVATLGEGAFGKVVECIDHDMRGMHVAVKIVKNVGRYREAARSEIQVLEHLNNMDPSSNFRCVQMLEWFDHHGHVCIVFELLGLSTYDFIKENSFLPFHINDIRNMAYQICQSINFLHHNKLTHTDLKPENILFVESDYIVKYNAKMKRDERTLKNTDIKVVDFGSATFDDEHHSTLVSTRHYRAPEVILALGWSQPCDVWSIGCILIEYYLGFTVFQTHDSKEHLAMMERILGPLPTHMIKKSRKHYFHHDQLDWDEHSSAGRYVRRRCKPLKEFMHCQDTDHQSLFDLVRRMLEYDPAKRITLDEALQHPFFEPLNK from the exons AtgacaggaggagctgggatcAGAGGAAGCACAGTAGCAGCCGCAAACGCAGAAAGAGGTCCCAGAGCAGTGGCCAAGAAAGCAAGCACTATAAACCCAGTCGCATTTCAGAAAG ATGAAATTGTTGCGACTTTAGGAGAAGGAGCTTTTGGAAAAGTAGTGGAGTGCATAGATCATGATAT GAGAGGAATGCATGTAGCAGTTAAAATTGTGAAAAATGTTGGTCGATACCGGGAGGCAGCCCGTTCAGAAATACAGGTGTTGGAACACTTGAACAACATGGATCCAAGCAGCAATTT cCGCTGTGTCCAGATGCTGGAGTGGTTTGATCATCATGGCCATGTTTGCATTGTTTTTGAGCTACTGGGACTTAGTACTTATGACTTTATTAAGGAAAACAGCTTTCTGCCATTTCATATTAATGACATTAGAAACATGGCTTATCAAATTTGCCAGTCCATAAACT ttCTACACCATAATAAACTAACTCACACAGACTTAAAGCCTGAAAATATCCTGTTTGTGGAGTCTGATTACATAGTGAAGTACAATGCCAAAATG AAGCGAGATGAGCGCACTTTAAAAAACACTGACATCAAAGTCGTTGATTTTGGAAGTGCAACTTTTGATGATGAGCATCACAGCACATTAGTGTCTACAAGACATTATAGAGCGCCTGAGGTTATTTTAG CACTGGGGTGGTCACAGCCATGTGACGTGTGGAGTATTGGCTGTATTCTGATTGAGTATTACCTGGGATTTACAGTGTTTCAG ACACATGATAGTAAAGAACACCTGGCAATGATGGAAAGAATCCTGGGGCCTCTGCCCACTCACATGATCAAGAAATCCAG GAAGCATTATTTCCACCATGACCAGTTGGACTGGGatgagcacagctctgcaggccGGTATGTCAGGAGGCGCTGTAAGCCTTTAAAG gaatTCATGCATTGCCAGGACACAGATCATCAAAGTCTGTTTGACCTTGTTCGCAGGATGCTGGAATATGACCCAGCCAAAAGAATTACTCTTGATGAAGCCTTGCAGCATCCTTTCTTTGAAccactaaataaataa
- the CLK4 gene encoding dual specificity protein kinase CLK4 isoform X1 encodes MYLFEQRIPPPNIQQEKLWEMRHSKQSHCPEWDDRRSWDQRKHSSSRKRRKRSQSSGQESKHYKPSRISESHYLDDRAINERDHHDRRYVEEYRNDFCEVYDHRHYHRDYEKSHHHHYSKSSGRSRKSSHKRKHKRHHCSSHQSHSKSHRRKRSRSVEDDEEGHLICESGDVLRARYEIVATLGEGAFGKVVECIDHDMRGMHVAVKIVKNVGRYREAARSEIQVLEHLNNMDPSSNFRCVQMLEWFDHHGHVCIVFELLGLSTYDFIKENSFLPFHINDIRNMAYQICQSINFLHHNKLTHTDLKPENILFVESDYIVKYNAKMKRDERTLKNTDIKVVDFGSATFDDEHHSTLVSTRHYRAPEVILALGWSQPCDVWSIGCILIEYYLGFTVFQTHDSKEHLAMMERILGPLPTHMIKKSRKHYFHHDQLDWDEHSSAGRYVRRRCKPLKEFMHCQDTDHQSLFDLVRRMLEYDPAKRITLDEALQHPFFEPLNK; translated from the exons aTGTACCTGTTTGAACAAAGAATTCCTCCACCTAACATCCAGCAAGAGAAGCTG tggGAGATGAGGCATTCAAAGCAATCCCATTGTCCTGAGTGGGAtgacaggaggagctgggatcAGAGGAAGCACAGTAGCAGCCGCAAACGCAGAAAGAGGTCCCAGAGCAGTGGCCAAGAAAGCAAGCACTATAAACCCAGTCGCATTTCAGAAAG tcaTTATTTGGACGATAGAGCCATAAATGAAAGAGACCATCATGACCGGAGATATGTTGAGGAGTACAGGAATGACTTCTGTGAAGTGTATGACCACAGGCATTATCACAGAGACTATGAAAAGAGTCACCATCACCACTATAGCAAATCCTCTGGTCGGAGCAGGAAAAGTAGTCATAAAAGGAAGCATAAGAGACATCATTGCTCCAGTCACCAATCGCATTCG AAGAGTCACCGAAGGAAAAGATCCAGGAGTGTAGAGGATGATGAGGAGGGTCACCTGATCTGTGAAAGTGGAGACGTTCTAAGAGCAAGAT ATGAAATTGTTGCGACTTTAGGAGAAGGAGCTTTTGGAAAAGTAGTGGAGTGCATAGATCATGATAT GAGAGGAATGCATGTAGCAGTTAAAATTGTGAAAAATGTTGGTCGATACCGGGAGGCAGCCCGTTCAGAAATACAGGTGTTGGAACACTTGAACAACATGGATCCAAGCAGCAATTT cCGCTGTGTCCAGATGCTGGAGTGGTTTGATCATCATGGCCATGTTTGCATTGTTTTTGAGCTACTGGGACTTAGTACTTATGACTTTATTAAGGAAAACAGCTTTCTGCCATTTCATATTAATGACATTAGAAACATGGCTTATCAAATTTGCCAGTCCATAAACT ttCTACACCATAATAAACTAACTCACACAGACTTAAAGCCTGAAAATATCCTGTTTGTGGAGTCTGATTACATAGTGAAGTACAATGCCAAAATG AAGCGAGATGAGCGCACTTTAAAAAACACTGACATCAAAGTCGTTGATTTTGGAAGTGCAACTTTTGATGATGAGCATCACAGCACATTAGTGTCTACAAGACATTATAGAGCGCCTGAGGTTATTTTAG CACTGGGGTGGTCACAGCCATGTGACGTGTGGAGTATTGGCTGTATTCTGATTGAGTATTACCTGGGATTTACAGTGTTTCAG ACACATGATAGTAAAGAACACCTGGCAATGATGGAAAGAATCCTGGGGCCTCTGCCCACTCACATGATCAAGAAATCCAG GAAGCATTATTTCCACCATGACCAGTTGGACTGGGatgagcacagctctgcaggccGGTATGTCAGGAGGCGCTGTAAGCCTTTAAAG gaatTCATGCATTGCCAGGACACAGATCATCAAAGTCTGTTTGACCTTGTTCGCAGGATGCTGGAATATGACCCAGCCAAAAGAATTACTCTTGATGAAGCCTTGCAGCATCCTTTCTTTGAAccactaaataaataa
- the CLK4 gene encoding dual specificity protein kinase CLK4 isoform X2, whose amino-acid sequence MRHSKQSHCPEWDDRRSWDQRKHSSSRKRRKRSQSSGQESKHYKPSRISESHYLDDRAINERDHHDRRYVEEYRNDFCEVYDHRHYHRDYEKSHHHHYSKSSGRSRKSSHKRKHKRHHCSSHQSHSKSHRRKRSRSVEDDEEGHLICESGDVLRARYEIVATLGEGAFGKVVECIDHDMRGMHVAVKIVKNVGRYREAARSEIQVLEHLNNMDPSSNFRCVQMLEWFDHHGHVCIVFELLGLSTYDFIKENSFLPFHINDIRNMAYQICQSINFLHHNKLTHTDLKPENILFVESDYIVKYNAKMKRDERTLKNTDIKVVDFGSATFDDEHHSTLVSTRHYRAPEVILALGWSQPCDVWSIGCILIEYYLGFTVFQTHDSKEHLAMMERILGPLPTHMIKKSRKHYFHHDQLDWDEHSSAGRYVRRRCKPLKEFMHCQDTDHQSLFDLVRRMLEYDPAKRITLDEALQHPFFEPLNK is encoded by the exons ATGAGGCATTCAAAGCAATCCCATTGTCCTGAGTGGGAtgacaggaggagctgggatcAGAGGAAGCACAGTAGCAGCCGCAAACGCAGAAAGAGGTCCCAGAGCAGTGGCCAAGAAAGCAAGCACTATAAACCCAGTCGCATTTCAGAAAG tcaTTATTTGGACGATAGAGCCATAAATGAAAGAGACCATCATGACCGGAGATATGTTGAGGAGTACAGGAATGACTTCTGTGAAGTGTATGACCACAGGCATTATCACAGAGACTATGAAAAGAGTCACCATCACCACTATAGCAAATCCTCTGGTCGGAGCAGGAAAAGTAGTCATAAAAGGAAGCATAAGAGACATCATTGCTCCAGTCACCAATCGCATTCG AAGAGTCACCGAAGGAAAAGATCCAGGAGTGTAGAGGATGATGAGGAGGGTCACCTGATCTGTGAAAGTGGAGACGTTCTAAGAGCAAGAT ATGAAATTGTTGCGACTTTAGGAGAAGGAGCTTTTGGAAAAGTAGTGGAGTGCATAGATCATGATAT GAGAGGAATGCATGTAGCAGTTAAAATTGTGAAAAATGTTGGTCGATACCGGGAGGCAGCCCGTTCAGAAATACAGGTGTTGGAACACTTGAACAACATGGATCCAAGCAGCAATTT cCGCTGTGTCCAGATGCTGGAGTGGTTTGATCATCATGGCCATGTTTGCATTGTTTTTGAGCTACTGGGACTTAGTACTTATGACTTTATTAAGGAAAACAGCTTTCTGCCATTTCATATTAATGACATTAGAAACATGGCTTATCAAATTTGCCAGTCCATAAACT ttCTACACCATAATAAACTAACTCACACAGACTTAAAGCCTGAAAATATCCTGTTTGTGGAGTCTGATTACATAGTGAAGTACAATGCCAAAATG AAGCGAGATGAGCGCACTTTAAAAAACACTGACATCAAAGTCGTTGATTTTGGAAGTGCAACTTTTGATGATGAGCATCACAGCACATTAGTGTCTACAAGACATTATAGAGCGCCTGAGGTTATTTTAG CACTGGGGTGGTCACAGCCATGTGACGTGTGGAGTATTGGCTGTATTCTGATTGAGTATTACCTGGGATTTACAGTGTTTCAG ACACATGATAGTAAAGAACACCTGGCAATGATGGAAAGAATCCTGGGGCCTCTGCCCACTCACATGATCAAGAAATCCAG GAAGCATTATTTCCACCATGACCAGTTGGACTGGGatgagcacagctctgcaggccGGTATGTCAGGAGGCGCTGTAAGCCTTTAAAG gaatTCATGCATTGCCAGGACACAGATCATCAAAGTCTGTTTGACCTTGTTCGCAGGATGCTGGAATATGACCCAGCCAAAAGAATTACTCTTGATGAAGCCTTGCAGCATCCTTTCTTTGAAccactaaataaataa